A window from Exiguobacterium marinum DSM 16307 encodes these proteins:
- the pruA gene encoding L-glutamate gamma-semialdehyde dehydrogenase has product MIPYKHEPFTDFTQKENADAIQAAIEKVNGELGKDYPLVIGGEKVTTEGKITSYNPANKEEVIGRVSKANQELAERAMQEALTAFDSWRHVDPSVRADVLFKAANIVRKRKHEFSAYLVKEAGKPWNEADADTAEAIDFMEYYARQMLELKPGKKVESRPGEYNRYDYIPLGVGIVISPWNFPFAIMAGTAVAAIVAGNTILLKPASTTPIIAAKFVEVMEEAGLPKGVLNFIPGPGAEVGDYLVDHPKTRFISFTGSRDVGLRINERASKLSEGQIWLKRVIAEMGGKDTIVVDESADLELAAQSIVKSAFGFSGQKCSACSRAVIVDSVYDTVLDRVVELTNELSVGNTEKNEHFMGPVIDAAAFKKITSYFDVAKEEGRIVAGGNADDSTGYFVEPTVVADVDPKARLMQEEIFGPVVAFTKATDFKEAIEIANNTEYGLTGAVLTRDRVNQEFARQNFHVGNLYFNRGCTGAIVGYQPFGGFNMSGTDSKAGGPDYIHLHMQAKTTSETF; this is encoded by the coding sequence ATGATTCCATACAAACATGAACCATTCACAGACTTTACACAAAAAGAGAATGCCGATGCTATCCAAGCGGCAATCGAGAAAGTGAACGGTGAGCTCGGGAAAGACTATCCGCTCGTAATCGGTGGGGAAAAGGTTACGACGGAAGGTAAAATCACGTCTTACAACCCGGCTAACAAAGAAGAAGTGATCGGTCGCGTCTCAAAGGCGAACCAAGAGCTCGCAGAACGCGCGATGCAAGAAGCACTCACAGCGTTTGACTCATGGCGCCATGTCGACCCGTCCGTCCGTGCAGACGTCTTGTTCAAAGCAGCGAACATCGTCCGCAAACGTAAACATGAGTTCTCGGCTTACCTCGTCAAAGAAGCAGGTAAACCATGGAACGAAGCAGATGCGGATACGGCGGAAGCGATTGACTTTATGGAATACTATGCACGTCAAATGCTCGAACTCAAACCAGGTAAGAAAGTCGAGAGTCGTCCAGGCGAATACAACCGTTATGACTACATCCCACTCGGGGTCGGGATCGTCATCAGCCCATGGAACTTCCCGTTCGCGATTATGGCCGGTACAGCAGTCGCGGCGATCGTGGCCGGTAACACGATTCTCTTGAAGCCAGCTTCAACGACACCGATCATCGCTGCGAAATTCGTCGAAGTGATGGAAGAGGCAGGTCTTCCAAAAGGCGTGCTCAACTTCATCCCTGGACCGGGCGCAGAAGTCGGTGACTACCTCGTCGACCATCCGAAGACGCGCTTCATCAGTTTCACAGGATCACGTGATGTGGGCCTTCGCATCAACGAACGTGCTTCTAAATTGAGCGAAGGGCAAATCTGGCTCAAACGCGTCATCGCAGAGATGGGCGGAAAAGACACGATCGTCGTCGACGAATCAGCCGACCTCGAACTCGCTGCACAATCAATCGTCAAGTCGGCTTTCGGTTTCTCAGGTCAGAAATGCTCTGCTTGCTCACGTGCCGTCATCGTCGACAGTGTATATGACACAGTGCTCGATCGTGTCGTCGAACTTACGAACGAACTCTCTGTCGGGAACACAGAGAAGAACGAACACTTTATGGGACCAGTCATCGACGCAGCAGCCTTCAAGAAAATCACATCGTACTTCGATGTCGCAAAAGAAGAAGGACGCATCGTCGCAGGTGGAAACGCTGATGACTCGACAGGATACTTTGTCGAGCCGACCGTTGTCGCAGACGTTGACCCGAAAGCGCGCCTCATGCAAGAAGAGATCTTCGGACCAGTCGTTGCGTTCACAAAAGCAACAGACTTCAAAGAAGCAATCGAGATTGCGAACAACACCGAGTACGGTTTGACGGGTGCGGTGCTCACGCGCGACCGTGTAAATCAAGAATTTGCTCGCCAAAACTTCCATGTCGGTAACTTGTACTTCAACCGTGGTTGTACAGGCGCAATCGTCGGCTATCAACCGTTCGGTGGATTCAACATGTCCGGAACGGATTCAAAAGCAGGTGGCCCGGATTATATCCATCTCCACATGCAAGCGAAGACAACATCTGAAACGTTCTAA
- the bcp gene encoding thioredoxin-dependent thiol peroxidase, which yields MLAPTFSLPNQNGEMVSLKDYLGKKVVLYFYPRDSTPGCTTEACDFRDAMPKMEGAVVLGVSADSQKKHQNFITKNDLPFDLLVDADHEVSELYGVWQLKKNYGKEYYGIVRSTFLINEDGYIEEEWRNVKVKGHVEDVVAAIRS from the coding sequence ATGCTCGCACCAACATTTTCATTACCGAACCAAAACGGAGAGATGGTTTCATTGAAGGACTATCTAGGCAAGAAAGTCGTCTTGTACTTTTATCCCCGCGACTCGACGCCGGGTTGCACGACAGAGGCGTGCGACTTCCGTGATGCGATGCCGAAAATGGAAGGGGCGGTCGTCCTCGGGGTTTCGGCGGACAGTCAAAAGAAACATCAGAACTTCATTACAAAGAATGACCTGCCGTTTGATTTGCTCGTTGACGCGGACCATGAGGTGTCGGAACTTTATGGCGTGTGGCAGCTGAAGAAAAATTACGGCAAAGAGTACTATGGCATCGTCCGTTCAACCTTTCTCATCAATGAGGACGGCTATATTGAAGAAGAGTGGCGCAACGTTAAAGTGAAAGGGCACGTGGAAGATGTCGTGGCTGCCATTCGCTCATGA
- a CDS encoding alanine/glycine:cation symporter family protein, whose product MNQIESWLASLSNLVWGPHLLILLVGTGVFLTIRLGFIQVTRLGVGLKEAFIPKNEKPKKKQRGDISHFQALMTALAATVGTGNMVGVATAIVLGGPGAVVWMWLSGFVGMATKYAEAILAVKYRVVDERGEIAGGPMYYLEHGLKKKWLGMLFALFASVAAFGIGNGVQTNSISLALNNSFDVPMVVTGVVMMAVTAFVILGGVKSIGKVVGIFVPFMILAYVGSGLVILIMNLELVPGALSTMFSSTFSAEAIGGGALGAAIRYGVARGVFSNEAGLGSAPIAAAAAKTDFPGRQALVSMTQVLIDTLIVCSITGLTIVMGGQYTEGLEGIALTQASFAYFLGPIGEIIVTVSLVFFAYSTVLGWCYYGERSAYYLLGEKVIVPYRVLYILVAGLGAMTTNLNLIWSISDVFNGLMAIPNLIGLLFLSGVVVAETKRFELERKKETAQSVA is encoded by the coding sequence GTGAATCAAATTGAAAGTTGGCTGGCGAGTTTGTCAAATCTCGTATGGGGGCCACATTTATTAATCTTACTCGTCGGGACGGGAGTCTTCCTGACAATTCGTCTTGGCTTTATTCAGGTGACGAGGCTAGGTGTCGGCTTGAAAGAGGCATTTATTCCGAAGAATGAGAAACCGAAGAAGAAACAACGAGGGGACATCTCGCATTTCCAGGCACTCATGACGGCATTGGCGGCAACGGTCGGTACCGGAAACATGGTCGGTGTCGCGACGGCGATCGTCCTCGGGGGACCGGGTGCCGTCGTGTGGATGTGGTTATCTGGTTTCGTCGGAATGGCGACGAAATATGCGGAGGCGATCCTTGCTGTCAAATATCGTGTCGTCGATGAACGCGGTGAGATTGCCGGTGGACCGATGTATTACTTAGAACACGGATTGAAGAAAAAATGGCTAGGCATGTTATTTGCCTTATTCGCATCGGTCGCAGCCTTTGGAATTGGAAATGGCGTCCAGACGAACTCGATCAGTCTCGCCTTGAACAATTCGTTTGACGTCCCAATGGTCGTGACAGGAGTCGTCATGATGGCCGTCACAGCGTTTGTCATCTTAGGTGGCGTCAAATCGATTGGGAAAGTTGTCGGCATCTTCGTTCCGTTCATGATCTTAGCGTATGTCGGGAGTGGGCTCGTGATCCTCATCATGAACCTTGAATTGGTACCGGGTGCCTTATCCACGATGTTCTCGAGCACATTCAGTGCCGAAGCCATCGGTGGGGGTGCGTTAGGTGCCGCGATTCGCTACGGGGTCGCGCGCGGTGTGTTCTCTAACGAGGCAGGACTTGGATCTGCACCGATCGCGGCCGCGGCAGCGAAGACCGACTTCCCGGGACGACAAGCACTCGTTTCGATGACACAAGTGTTGATCGACACCCTCATCGTCTGTTCAATCACGGGGCTCACGATTGTCATGGGTGGTCAATATACTGAAGGGCTTGAAGGGATTGCTCTGACACAAGCGTCATTCGCGTATTTCTTAGGACCGATTGGTGAAATCATCGTGACGGTCTCACTCGTCTTCTTCGCCTATTCGACCGTCCTTGGCTGGTGCTATTATGGGGAGCGTTCGGCGTATTATCTACTTGGGGAGAAAGTGATTGTCCCGTATCGTGTCCTCTATATTTTAGTCGCAGGACTCGGTGCGATGACGACGAACTTGAATTTGATTTGGTCCATCTCGGATGTGTTCAACGGTCTCATGGCGATTCCGAACTTGATTGGACTACTGTTCCTCTCAGGCGTGGTTGTCGCCGAGACAAAACGATTCGAACTCGAACGTAAAAAAGAAACGGCGCAATCTGTCGCCTGA
- a CDS encoding methyl-accepting chemotaxis protein: MSIRNKLITAFSIMFVLLIGVSGYSWYALNVSKAAQEDMTVSWVPGMDQIHQVDKQLLEIRRHLVRHALVDDAVTKQNIERDIQASVAILEQRMDSYDDTIIADEDQQLFDQTSANWTDYQNVMSELLRISNEEGTAAAETYIRDTADASADTLSNSLGLLVNLNREEIQTDTAAAELFDQVQLTLFIVLGIAAVMTILMMLFIFRSIFEPLKEFKTKMHELATSDGDLTTSIPVKRRDEFAGLARDFNQFIANLRQLILQVNDVTTGVTKQSTHMYEELKELDTYMTTTAATTEDLTAGMQQTAASAQEMNASASDMERTIHHIVTMADERKTEARQIDERALSLKSHAVEAKENAISVLQSTRANLEKAMQDAKAVREIATLTNDILDIAAQTNLLSLNASIEAARAGEAGRGFAVVADEIRKLAETSRATVERIQAISTTVLHSVDHLNESSGQMLNFLDTNVLKDYDQLEVAAGQYSSDAGRFETTATEFATAAGELEQLTSNMIGVIQDVATTVNNGALGTQEIAEKVTMSVERFTELNHATEQSQQKMEELDSLIRQFKV, from the coding sequence ATGTCGATTCGGAATAAACTGATCACTGCTTTTAGCATCATGTTTGTGTTGCTTATCGGTGTAAGCGGTTACTCGTGGTATGCCCTGAACGTATCAAAAGCAGCACAAGAAGACATGACCGTCTCCTGGGTACCTGGGATGGACCAAATTCATCAAGTTGATAAACAGCTGCTCGAAATACGTCGTCACTTGGTTCGTCACGCCCTCGTCGATGACGCGGTGACGAAACAAAACATTGAGCGGGACATTCAAGCGTCCGTCGCGATTTTGGAACAGCGGATGGATAGCTACGACGATACGATTATCGCGGACGAGGATCAACAACTTTTCGATCAAACAAGTGCGAATTGGACCGACTATCAGAACGTGATGAGTGAACTTCTTCGTATCTCAAACGAAGAAGGTACAGCTGCCGCTGAAACATATATCCGTGATACAGCCGATGCAAGCGCAGATACACTCTCGAACTCCCTTGGCCTCCTCGTCAACTTGAATCGCGAGGAAATCCAGACAGACACAGCCGCCGCTGAGCTATTCGACCAAGTTCAACTCACACTATTCATCGTCCTTGGAATCGCCGCTGTCATGACCATCCTCATGATGCTCTTCATCTTCCGATCAATCTTTGAACCACTAAAAGAGTTCAAAACGAAGATGCATGAGCTCGCCACGAGTGATGGGGATTTGACGACGTCGATTCCTGTGAAGCGCCGCGACGAGTTCGCCGGACTCGCACGTGACTTTAATCAGTTCATCGCCAACCTGCGTCAGTTAATTCTTCAAGTGAACGACGTGACGACAGGGGTGACGAAACAATCGACACATATGTACGAAGAGTTGAAAGAACTCGACACGTATATGACGACGACCGCCGCGACGACAGAAGACTTGACCGCCGGAATGCAACAAACGGCGGCGAGCGCACAAGAGATGAACGCTTCCGCCTCAGATATGGAGCGGACGATTCACCACATCGTGACGATGGCCGATGAACGAAAAACCGAAGCGAGACAAATCGATGAACGCGCCCTCTCCCTCAAGTCGCACGCAGTGGAGGCGAAAGAGAACGCGATCAGCGTCCTTCAGTCGACACGTGCAAACTTGGAGAAAGCGATGCAAGATGCGAAAGCCGTCCGTGAAATCGCAACGCTCACAAATGACATCCTCGACATCGCCGCTCAGACGAACCTATTGTCGCTCAATGCATCGATTGAAGCGGCACGAGCCGGAGAAGCCGGACGCGGATTCGCTGTCGTCGCCGACGAGATCCGAAAACTCGCCGAGACGAGCCGGGCGACCGTCGAACGCATTCAAGCCATCTCAACAACCGTCCTTCATTCGGTCGATCATTTGAACGAGAGCTCCGGACAGATGCTCAACTTCCTCGACACGAACGTCTTGAAAGACTATGATCAACTGGAAGTGGCGGCCGGACAATATAGCTCGGACGCAGGTCGTTTCGAGACGACCGCGACCGAGTTCGCCACTGCTGCTGGAGAACTCGAGCAGTTGACTTCGAACATGATCGGCGTCATTCAAGATGTAGCGACGACCGTCAACAACGGGGCACTCGGCACGCAGGAAATTGCTGAAAAAGTGACGATGTCCGTCGAACGTTTCACCGAACTGAACCACGCGACTGAACAATCGCAACAAAAGATGGAAGAACTCGACTCACTGATTCGCCAATTCAAGGTATGA
- the gatC gene encoding Asp-tRNA(Asn)/Glu-tRNA(Gln) amidotransferase subunit GatC, protein MARITEAEVRHVAGLARLAITDEEVTHFTEQLTKILEFAEQLDELDTTGVEPTTHALDLKNVLRKDEVRPSLPREEVERMAPDWENGQVRVPAVFE, encoded by the coding sequence TTGGCTCGCATTACAGAAGCTGAAGTTCGGCACGTCGCCGGACTTGCCCGACTTGCGATCACGGATGAAGAAGTGACGCACTTCACGGAGCAATTGACAAAAATTCTCGAGTTCGCCGAGCAACTCGATGAGCTGGATACAACGGGCGTCGAACCGACGACCCATGCCCTAGATTTGAAAAACGTACTACGCAAAGACGAGGTTCGTCCATCGCTTCCACGTGAGGAAGTCGAACGGATGGCACCCGACTGGGAGAACGGTCAAGTCCGTGTCCCTGCGGTCTTTGAGTAA
- the gatA gene encoding Asp-tRNA(Asn)/Glu-tRNA(Gln) amidotransferase subunit GatA produces MSLFDHGVAKLHTLLKEGEVTVTDLVKESFDRIEATDDQIGSFLTLNEEAFEQAKRMDELAKTSDNPLFGMPIGVKDNIVTKGMRTTCASTFLENFVPAHDATVVERLHDAGTVTIGKLNMDEFAMGSSNENSAFKPVKNPWDPTRVPGGSSGGSAASVAAGQVLFSLGSDTGGSIRQPAAYCGVVGMKPTYGLVSRFGLVAFASSLDQIGPLTRTVEDNAYLLNTIAGHCDMDSTSAEVEVPDYTAALNQDLTGMKFALPEEFMAEGVAPGVREQIEKAIETLKSLGATIETVSIPSVKYALSAYYLLASSEASSNLARFDGIRYGRRAEADTLDEVFTYSREQGFGDEVKRRIMLGTYALSSGYYDAFYKKAQQVRTLMKQDFAKVFEEYDAIVGPTAPTTAFKLGEQLDDPLTMYANDIMTIPVNLVGIPAISVPAGLSEGLPVGLQIIGNYFDESTLYRVAHAFEQANGGFKMPQL; encoded by the coding sequence ATGAGTTTATTTGACCACGGTGTAGCGAAACTACACACGCTATTAAAAGAAGGCGAAGTCACGGTCACGGACCTCGTCAAAGAGTCGTTCGACCGAATCGAAGCGACAGATGATCAAATCGGTTCATTTTTGACACTGAACGAAGAGGCGTTCGAACAGGCGAAACGTATGGATGAGCTGGCGAAAACGTCAGACAATCCACTCTTCGGCATGCCGATCGGTGTGAAAGACAACATCGTCACGAAAGGGATGCGCACGACATGTGCCTCGACGTTCCTTGAGAACTTCGTCCCGGCACACGATGCGACAGTCGTCGAGCGTCTTCATGACGCCGGTACCGTCACAATCGGGAAGTTGAACATGGACGAGTTCGCGATGGGTTCTTCAAACGAGAATTCCGCGTTCAAACCAGTAAAAAACCCTTGGGACCCGACACGTGTACCAGGAGGTTCTTCAGGCGGTTCAGCGGCATCGGTCGCAGCTGGGCAAGTCCTCTTTAGCCTCGGTTCGGATACGGGTGGTTCGATTCGTCAACCGGCCGCGTATTGTGGTGTCGTCGGGATGAAGCCGACATACGGCCTCGTCTCACGTTTCGGCCTCGTGGCCTTCGCGTCGTCACTCGACCAAATCGGTCCACTCACGCGTACCGTCGAAGACAATGCTTACTTATTGAATACGATCGCGGGACATTGCGATATGGACTCCACGTCAGCAGAGGTCGAGGTGCCGGACTATACGGCAGCGCTCAACCAAGATTTGACGGGCATGAAGTTCGCACTTCCGGAAGAATTCATGGCAGAGGGTGTCGCACCTGGCGTCCGTGAACAGATTGAAAAAGCGATCGAGACGCTCAAGTCTCTCGGTGCGACGATCGAGACGGTCTCGATTCCGTCTGTGAAGTATGCCCTCTCGGCTTACTACTTGCTCGCCTCGTCAGAAGCCTCTTCAAACTTGGCTCGTTTCGACGGCATCCGTTACGGACGCCGCGCCGAAGCGGACACGCTCGACGAAGTGTTCACGTATTCGCGTGAACAAGGTTTCGGTGACGAGGTCAAACGCCGAATCATGCTCGGGACATATGCGCTCAGCTCTGGTTATTACGATGCGTTTTATAAGAAAGCACAACAAGTTCGTACCCTCATGAAGCAGGACTTCGCGAAAGTGTTCGAAGAGTATGATGCAATCGTTGGACCAACGGCACCGACGACAGCGTTCAAACTCGGCGAACAACTCGACGATCCGCTCACGATGTATGCGAACGATATCATGACGATTCCGGTCAACTTGGTCGGTATCCCGGCCATCTCGGTCCCGGCAGGTCTTTCAGAAGGACTTCCGGTCGGTCTTCAAATTATCGGGAACTACTTTGATGAATCAACACTTTACCGCGTGGCCCATGCTTTTGAACAAGCAAACGGCGGTTTCAAGATGCCACAGCTCTAA
- the gatB gene encoding Asp-tRNA(Asn)/Glu-tRNA(Gln) amidotransferase subunit GatB, with amino-acid sequence MNFETIIGIEVHAELSTKSKIWCGCSRTYGAETNTQTCPICLGHPGVLPKLNEEAVNLAIKAAMALNCEIATDTKFDRKNYFYPDTPKAYQISQFDKPIGSNGHVDVEVDGEMKRFRIERVHLEEDAGKMNHTGEKHSVVDFNRTGSPLIEIVSEADMRSPKDAVAYLERLKEVLSFAGVSDVKMEEGSLRCDCNISVRPYGQEKFGTKTELKNLNSFSNVLKALDYEETRHRKLLLSGGVMRQETLRYDEAAKKTILMRVKEGAADYRYFPEPDLVRLEIDEAWKERIRATIPELPAARRERYMSQYGLSAYDAKALTSTREFSDFFEATTAAGAEPKAAANWLMGEVLGHLNKSNETVETMKLTPESLAELIRLIAEGTISSKIAKRVFTAMMEEAAEPKAYVEANGLAQISDENLLRGYILELFEAHPQMIEDFKNGKDRAKGFIIGQIMKQTKGMANPALLDGLFHEEIAKR; translated from the coding sequence ATGAACTTTGAAACGATCATCGGGATCGAGGTGCACGCCGAGCTGAGCACGAAGTCGAAGATTTGGTGTGGCTGCTCACGCACTTACGGTGCCGAAACGAATACACAGACGTGCCCGATTTGTCTCGGACACCCGGGCGTCTTGCCTAAATTGAACGAAGAAGCGGTCAACCTCGCCATCAAGGCGGCAATGGCACTCAACTGTGAGATTGCGACAGATACGAAGTTCGACCGGAAGAACTACTTCTATCCGGACACGCCGAAAGCGTATCAAATCTCGCAGTTTGATAAGCCGATCGGCTCGAACGGTCACGTCGACGTCGAAGTCGACGGAGAGATGAAACGATTCCGCATCGAGCGCGTGCACTTAGAAGAAGATGCCGGGAAGATGAACCATACGGGTGAGAAGCATTCGGTCGTCGACTTCAACCGGACCGGTTCACCACTCATCGAGATTGTCAGTGAAGCGGATATGCGCTCACCGAAAGACGCGGTCGCGTACCTCGAACGTTTGAAAGAAGTCCTCTCGTTCGCTGGCGTCTCGGACGTCAAGATGGAAGAGGGGTCGCTTCGCTGTGACTGTAACATCTCGGTCCGTCCATACGGGCAGGAGAAGTTCGGGACGAAGACGGAGCTCAAAAACTTGAACTCGTTCTCAAACGTCTTGAAGGCGCTCGACTATGAAGAGACGCGTCATCGCAAATTGCTTCTCTCAGGTGGCGTCATGCGTCAAGAGACACTCCGTTACGACGAAGCTGCGAAAAAGACGATTCTCATGCGTGTCAAAGAAGGGGCAGCGGACTACCGCTACTTCCCGGAGCCGGACCTCGTCCGTCTTGAAATCGATGAGGCATGGAAAGAGCGCATCCGCGCGACGATTCCAGAGTTGCCGGCAGCACGTCGTGAACGCTACATGAGCCAATACGGTCTCTCGGCATACGACGCGAAAGCCCTCACGTCGACGCGTGAGTTCTCGGACTTCTTCGAAGCGACGACAGCGGCTGGAGCGGAACCGAAAGCAGCAGCGAACTGGCTCATGGGTGAAGTGCTCGGTCACTTGAACAAGTCAAATGAAACGGTTGAGACGATGAAGTTGACGCCGGAATCACTCGCAGAGCTCATCCGCTTGATCGCGGAAGGGACGATTTCATCGAAAATCGCGAAGCGTGTCTTCACGGCGATGATGGAAGAAGCGGCTGAGCCGAAAGCGTATGTGGAAGCGAACGGACTCGCCCAAATCTCGGACGAGAACTTGCTCCGCGGTTACATCCTCGAATTGTTCGAGGCGCATCCGCAAATGATCGAAGACTTCAAGAACGGGAAAGACCGTGCGAAAGGCTTCATCATCGGCCAAATCATGAAACAGACGAAAGGGATGGCGAACCCGGCACTCCTCGATGGCTTGTTCCACGAAGAGATCGCGAAACGCTAA
- a CDS encoding diacylglycerol kinase: MQRKRARVIYNPTSGKEVIKRELPYILNRLEDAGYETSTYATKAIGDATLEAKRASAAEFDLIIAAGGDGTLNEVISGLAPLENRPTIGLIPVGTTNDFARAMRIPLSVVGALDVICDGFEMPVDLGEIEGETGDIHYFINIAGGGIMTELSYEVPSKLKTALGQLAYYVKGMEKLPLIKPTYIELEHDEGTFQGEVMIFLTSNSNSVGGFEKISPHASLNDGLFDLFILRKCNLFEFIHVVRLLLRGEHLSSSLVEHVKTSRVKMKTTEPMSLNIDGEYGGECTGEMRNLFRHLTVLAPNARIREMEELNAQYEREQMIKQLFNVSLDKAE; the protein is encoded by the coding sequence ATGCAACGGAAACGTGCGCGGGTCATTTATAACCCGACATCTGGTAAAGAAGTGATCAAACGGGAACTCCCGTACATTTTGAACCGCCTCGAGGATGCGGGTTATGAGACGTCGACGTATGCGACGAAAGCGATTGGTGATGCCACGCTCGAAGCAAAACGGGCCTCGGCGGCCGAGTTCGACCTCATCATCGCCGCAGGTGGAGACGGGACATTGAACGAAGTCATCTCAGGGCTCGCGCCGCTTGAGAATCGTCCGACGATCGGTCTCATTCCGGTCGGGACGACGAACGACTTCGCTCGGGCAATGCGGATTCCACTGAGCGTCGTCGGCGCACTCGACGTCATCTGTGACGGCTTCGAGATGCCGGTCGACCTCGGGGAAATCGAAGGAGAGACAGGTGACATCCACTATTTCATCAATATCGCTGGCGGTGGGATCATGACCGAGCTCTCGTATGAGGTGCCATCGAAGTTGAAGACGGCGCTCGGTCAGCTCGCGTATTATGTGAAAGGGATGGAGAAGCTACCACTCATCAAACCGACGTACATCGAGCTCGAACACGACGAAGGAACGTTCCAAGGGGAAGTCATGATCTTTCTCACATCGAACTCGAACTCGGTCGGTGGATTTGAAAAAATCTCACCGCACGCATCGTTGAATGACGGGTTATTCGACTTGTTCATTTTGCGGAAATGTAACTTGTTCGAATTCATCCATGTCGTCCGCTTACTCCTCCGTGGAGAGCATTTATCGAGCTCACTCGTCGAACATGTGAAGACGAGTCGCGTCAAGATGAAGACGACAGAGCCGATGAGTTTGAACATCGACGGCGAGTACGGCGGGGAGTGTACAGGGGAGATGCGGAACTTATTCCGTCATTTGACGGTGCTCGCGCCGAACGCCCGGATCCGCGAGATGGAAGAGTTGAATGCACAATATGAACGCGAACAGATGATCAAGCAATTGTTCAATGTTTCGCTCGATAAAGCAGAGTGA
- the rlmD gene encoding 23S rRNA (uracil(1939)-C(5))-methyltransferase RlmD — protein sequence MLPVKKNDRLDVHVHDLTHEGAGVARVDGYTLFVPNTLPGETVEIVVTKTNKQYGFARLLNVKEASADRVEPPCPIFYQCGGCQLQHFSYEGQLRQKRERVVDALKRLGQFDVPVHDTIGMPEPWRYRNKAQVPFKQEGDRLVSGFYRPRSHDIVEMSECLIQDERNDKAIQVVRDVLDARGVPAYDEKTGRGVIRHVMARYGYHSGELMIVLITKTMKLKGVNEIVADIVERLPNVTSIMQNVNPDKTNVILGPTNKLLYGHETIEDKIAGLTFTISPHSFFQVNPVQTEKLYGKALEYARLSGTEQVVDAYCGIGTISLFLARKAAHVYGVEVVPEAIEDAKQNALVNEIDNVTYACGAAEDVLPQWKKDGVNPDVIVVDPPRKGCAESFLETMVEMAPKRIVYVSCNVATQARDMRYLADRGYRLMEVTPVDMFPHTAHVETVAWLEKVE from the coding sequence ATGCTACCAGTGAAAAAGAATGACCGTCTCGATGTGCACGTCCACGACCTGACCCATGAAGGGGCGGGTGTGGCGCGTGTCGACGGCTATACGCTGTTCGTCCCGAACACGTTGCCGGGAGAGACGGTCGAAATCGTCGTGACGAAGACGAACAAGCAGTACGGGTTCGCCCGATTGTTGAACGTGAAAGAAGCGAGTGCCGACCGGGTCGAGCCGCCGTGCCCGATCTTTTATCAGTGTGGCGGCTGCCAGCTGCAACACTTCAGTTATGAAGGTCAACTTCGCCAAAAACGGGAACGCGTCGTCGATGCGCTCAAGCGTCTCGGTCAGTTCGACGTACCGGTCCATGACACGATTGGGATGCCGGAACCTTGGCGCTACCGCAACAAGGCACAAGTCCCGTTCAAACAAGAAGGGGACCGTCTCGTCTCGGGCTTCTATCGTCCTCGTTCGCATGACATCGTCGAGATGAGCGAATGTTTGATTCAAGATGAGCGCAATGACAAGGCGATCCAAGTCGTCCGTGACGTATTGGATGCTCGCGGTGTGCCGGCGTATGACGAGAAGACAGGACGCGGTGTCATCCGTCACGTCATGGCCCGTTACGGGTACCATTCGGGTGAACTGATGATCGTCCTCATCACGAAGACGATGAAGTTAAAAGGCGTGAATGAGATTGTCGCCGACATCGTCGAGCGTCTCCCGAACGTGACGTCGATCATGCAAAACGTCAACCCGGACAAGACGAACGTCATCCTCGGGCCGACGAACAAATTGCTTTACGGCCATGAGACGATTGAGGATAAAATCGCAGGACTCACGTTCACGATTTCTCCGCACTCGTTCTTTCAGGTCAATCCGGTCCAAACGGAGAAGTTATACGGGAAAGCACTCGAGTACGCACGACTGTCAGGTACGGAGCAAGTCGTCGACGCCTATTGCGGTATCGGGACGATCAGTCTCTTCCTCGCGCGTAAAGCGGCACACGTCTACGGCGTCGAAGTCGTCCCGGAAGCGATTGAGGACGCGAAACAAAATGCACTCGTCAATGAGATTGACAACGTGACGTACGCATGTGGTGCGGCGGAAGATGTGCTCCCACAGTGGAAGAAAGATGGCGTGAATCCGGACGTGATTGTCGTCGATCCACCACGAAAAGGATGTGCCGAGTCGTTTCTTGAGACGATGGTCGAGATGGCACCGAAACGGATTGTGTACGTCTCATGTAACGTCGCGACACAAGCGCGTGATATGCGTTACCTCGCCGACCGTGGCTATCGCTTGATGGAAGTGACACCGGTCGACATGTTCCCGCATACGGCGCATGTGGAGACGGTGGCGTGGTTGGAGAAAGTAGAATAA